Proteins co-encoded in one uncultured Draconibacterium sp. genomic window:
- a CDS encoding glycoside hydrolase family 43 protein, with protein MNTTAQKRTGNNHNPVFEGWYADPEGIVFGDEYWIYPTYSAPYNEQVFMDAFSSKDLVTWEKHERIIDTTEVKWAWRAMWAPAIIEKGRKYFLFFAANDIQSDEEEGGIGIGVADTPGGPFKDYLGKPLIDKFYNGAQPIDQFVFHDKDGQYYMFYGGWRHCNVAKLKDDFTGFVPFEDGEIFKEVTPEGYVEGPFMFIRNGKYYFMWSEGGWTGPDYSVAYAIADSPFGPFERVGKILKQDPNVATGAGHHSVIHVHGTDEYYIVYHRRPLGETDGNHRETCIDRMYFDEDGFIKPVKITFEGVSKRPLK; from the coding sequence TTGAACACTACAGCTCAAAAAAGAACAGGCAATAATCATAATCCGGTGTTTGAAGGCTGGTATGCCGATCCTGAAGGAATTGTGTTTGGCGATGAATACTGGATTTATCCAACTTATTCGGCACCATACAACGAACAGGTTTTTATGGATGCTTTCTCATCGAAAGACCTTGTAACCTGGGAAAAGCACGAGCGAATTATCGATACTACAGAAGTAAAGTGGGCGTGGCGTGCCATGTGGGCACCGGCCATTATTGAAAAAGGCAGAAAATATTTCCTGTTTTTTGCAGCTAATGATATTCAAAGCGATGAGGAAGAAGGAGGAATTGGAATTGGTGTTGCCGATACTCCGGGAGGGCCGTTTAAAGACTACCTCGGGAAACCGCTAATTGATAAATTTTATAACGGAGCACAACCCATCGACCAGTTTGTTTTTCACGATAAAGATGGTCAGTATTACATGTTTTATGGTGGCTGGCGTCATTGTAACGTTGCTAAGCTAAAGGACGATTTTACAGGTTTTGTTCCTTTTGAAGATGGTGAAATCTTCAAAGAAGTTACGCCCGAAGGTTATGTGGAGGGTCCGTTTATGTTTATCCGTAACGGAAAGTATTATTTTATGTGGAGCGAAGGTGGCTGGACCGGCCCGGATTATAGCGTTGCATATGCTATTGCCGATTCGCCATTTGGACCTTTTGAACGCGTTGGAAAGATTTTGAAACAGGATCCAAATGTAGCTACAGGCGCCGGACATCATTCTGTAATTCATGTTCACGGAACCGATGAGTATTACATCGTTTACCATCGTCGCCCATTAGGAGAAACCGATGGAAACCACCGCGAAACCT
- a CDS encoding aldose epimerase family protein → MKSRNLFVALIFATLAFACNQKPSEQLICGTLKEADFKSMINGKETGIYELKNGDITMAVTNYGGRIVSLLVPGKNGEMADVVLGFPSIDAYLNANEVFHGALIGRVGNRIAKGKFTLNDIEYNLPINNDPNHLHGGPDGFHNQVWDVKLVNETSIVLTYLSKDGEMGYPGNLSVEVTYQLSADNEVQIDYKATTDESTPVNLTNHAFFNLKGEGNGTINDHLLTINADKFTAVDSTLIPLGENIPVEGTPFDFRKAKAIGADLALQSENEQLQNGLGYDHNFALNKTEGGEMSWAATVVEPASGRKMEVFTKEPGIQFYGGNFMDGADTGIYGKSFDFRESFALETQHFPDSPNQPEFSSIILNPGETYSTTSIYRFSIVD, encoded by the coding sequence ATGAAATCAAGAAACCTATTTGTCGCACTCATTTTTGCAACGCTTGCTTTTGCATGTAATCAAAAACCATCAGAGCAATTGATCTGCGGAACCCTGAAAGAAGCAGATTTTAAATCGATGATCAACGGTAAAGAAACTGGAATTTACGAGTTGAAAAATGGCGATATTACCATGGCCGTAACCAATTATGGTGGTCGTATTGTAAGTTTGCTGGTGCCTGGTAAGAACGGAGAAATGGCTGATGTGGTGCTCGGATTTCCGTCAATAGATGCTTACCTGAATGCAAATGAAGTTTTTCACGGAGCCTTAATCGGTCGTGTTGGAAATCGGATTGCAAAAGGTAAATTCACTTTAAATGATATTGAATATAACCTACCTATCAACAACGATCCCAATCATTTGCACGGCGGACCGGATGGTTTTCATAACCAGGTTTGGGATGTAAAATTGGTGAATGAGACTTCTATTGTTTTGACTTATTTATCGAAGGACGGAGAAATGGGTTATCCCGGGAATCTGAGTGTAGAAGTAACCTATCAACTTTCAGCTGACAACGAGGTTCAAATCGACTACAAAGCAACAACCGATGAAAGTACTCCGGTGAATTTGACCAATCATGCATTTTTCAATTTGAAAGGCGAAGGCAACGGAACGATCAATGATCATTTGTTGACCATTAATGCCGACAAGTTTACTGCAGTAGATTCAACACTGATTCCGCTGGGCGAAAATATTCCGGTTGAAGGAACGCCATTTGATTTCAGAAAAGCAAAAGCCATCGGCGCTGATTTAGCATTGCAAAGCGAAAACGAACAGCTCCAAAATGGATTGGGTTACGATCATAATTTCGCATTGAATAAAACAGAGGGTGGAGAAATGTCCTGGGCAGCAACGGTTGTTGAACCGGCCAGCGGAAGAAAAATGGAGGTTTTTACAAAAGAACCTGGCATTCAATTCTACGGTGGAAATTTTATGGATGGAGCAGATACCGGTATTTATGGAAAATCGTTTGATTTTCGCGAGTCGTTTGCGCTGGAAACACAACATTTCCCTGATTCGCCCAACCAACCTGAATTCTCTTCGATTATTTTAAATCCGGGAGAAACATATTCTACCACGAGTATCTATCGATTTAGCATAGTGGATTAG
- a CDS encoding beta-L-arabinofuranosidase domain-containing protein, with the protein MNNVLKSIMFALIAALFGCSEPALQYSAQPVPFNQVKITDHFWSSRLQAHANATLETCIAQTQDSTERINNFIKAAGLMEGGHEGIYFDDSDVYKAMEGIAYSLINNPNPEHEALLDIWIAYIAKAQQPDGYLNTFYTLNHPDDRWTDMEKHEMYCGGHMIEAAIAHHKATGKNSFLDVAVKFADYLGNEFGPGKKHWVAGHQEIELALVKLYHETGDKKYLDLSYWLLEERGHAHGKGEIWEKNNWGPAYCQDDVPVSEISDIKGHAVRAMYLFSGMADVAAEKDLPEYVAALERVWEDVVYRNMYITGGIGSSGSNEGFSVDYDLPNKEAYCETCASIGMVLWNNRMNLFSQDAKYIDVMERSMYNGVLSGMSLEGDRFFYVNPLESEGHHHRQAWFGCACCPSNVSRFLPSVGGYIYAVAGAKGIFVNLYVGSDATMEIENSKLELVQKTNYPWDGMIELEIQPEKETGFPLNLRIPGWCKSFSVSINGQKEDAVKHENGYVVLERNWKKGDKVELNLDMPVEVVAADPRVEANIGKRAIQRGPLVYCVEGSDQANKNWNDLQLSEASTFQTTNASGILSGMKEIQGTTGDETFTLIPYFAWDNREAGRMKVWLDYNE; encoded by the coding sequence ATGAATAACGTTTTGAAAAGCATTATGTTTGCATTAATTGCAGCGCTCTTTGGTTGCTCTGAACCAGCTCTCCAATATAGTGCACAACCGGTGCCTTTTAATCAGGTTAAAATCACCGATCATTTTTGGAGTTCTCGATTGCAGGCTCATGCAAACGCAACACTTGAAACCTGTATCGCGCAAACTCAGGATTCAACCGAACGCATCAATAATTTTATAAAAGCTGCCGGATTGATGGAAGGTGGTCATGAAGGAATTTATTTCGACGATTCTGATGTTTATAAAGCGATGGAAGGTATAGCCTATTCGCTGATTAATAATCCAAACCCGGAACACGAAGCTTTGCTGGATATATGGATAGCATACATTGCCAAAGCACAGCAACCCGATGGCTATCTGAATACATTTTATACACTGAACCATCCTGATGATAGGTGGACTGACATGGAAAAGCATGAGATGTATTGCGGCGGGCACATGATTGAAGCAGCCATAGCTCATCATAAGGCTACAGGAAAAAACAGTTTTCTTGATGTTGCGGTAAAATTTGCCGATTACCTGGGAAACGAATTTGGCCCGGGGAAAAAGCATTGGGTGGCCGGACACCAGGAAATTGAACTGGCGTTGGTAAAGCTTTATCACGAAACAGGAGATAAAAAATACCTCGATCTATCATACTGGTTGCTCGAAGAAAGAGGGCATGCTCATGGAAAAGGAGAAATCTGGGAAAAAAATAATTGGGGGCCTGCTTATTGCCAGGATGATGTTCCTGTTTCTGAGATCTCGGATATTAAAGGACATGCTGTGCGCGCCATGTACCTGTTCTCAGGAATGGCAGATGTGGCAGCAGAAAAAGATTTACCCGAATATGTAGCTGCACTTGAACGTGTTTGGGAAGATGTGGTTTACCGGAATATGTATATCACCGGAGGAATTGGCAGTTCTGGTTCTAACGAGGGTTTTTCAGTAGATTATGATCTTCCTAACAAAGAGGCTTACTGCGAAACCTGTGCGTCAATCGGAATGGTTTTGTGGAATAACAGGATGAATCTTTTTTCGCAGGATGCCAAATACATTGATGTAATGGAACGGTCGATGTATAATGGTGTTCTTTCCGGAATGTCGCTCGAAGGGGATCGTTTCTTTTATGTGAATCCGTTGGAATCAGAAGGTCATCATCATCGCCAGGCATGGTTTGGCTGCGCTTGCTGCCCAAGCAATGTGTCGCGGTTTTTGCCTTCGGTAGGTGGCTATATTTATGCCGTTGCAGGAGCAAAAGGAATATTCGTTAATCTGTATGTAGGAAGCGATGCTACAATGGAAATTGAGAATTCGAAACTGGAGCTTGTTCAAAAAACCAATTATCCCTGGGATGGAATGATTGAGTTAGAAATTCAGCCTGAAAAAGAAACTGGTTTTCCTTTAAATCTCAGGATTCCCGGATGGTGTAAAAGTTTTTCTGTGTCAATAAACGGCCAAAAAGAAGACGCTGTCAAACATGAGAACGGTTATGTTGTTTTGGAGAGAAACTGGAAGAAGGGAGATAAAGTAGAGCTGAATCTTGATATGCCGGTTGAAGTTGTTGCCGCTGATCCGAGGGTAGAAGCAAATATTGGGAAACGTGCCATTCAGCGTGGCCCACTGGTTTACTGTGTGGAGGGAAGTGATCAGGCAAACAAAAACTGGAACGATCTTCAATTGTCGGAAGCCAGTACATTTCAAACCACTAATGCGTCGGGAATTTTATCTGGCATGAAGGAAATTCAGGGAACAACTGGCGATGAGACCTTTACTCTAATTCCTTATTTTGCCTGGGATAACAGGGAAGCAGGAAGAATGAAAGTATGGCTCGATTACAACGAATAG
- a CDS encoding glycoside hydrolase family 43 protein: MKQNRFHNFSLVLLFLLTTIFTACQSEKAQLKIENPLPVEFGDPYILKASDGMYYMIGTGGVTDGFKMYSSADLKSWKDEGRIYQGNTSDSWNIANFWAPELYEKDSKFYLLFSADWRKNPTNELENFRIGVAVADNPTGPYTDLFDRPIFDPGYPVIDGNLWFENDKVYLYYSRCCYKNPVESEVADWAREKGMFDEIEESWVYGVELEPDFSGIIGEPELLLRPPLKMDDQQAEWESRSVTSGEVNRRWTEGSYLFKNDNTYYIMYSANYFGGKNYAVGYATSDSPLGPFQKADNNPVLQKNVEQGGIVTGTGHNSITVAPDRKTMLCVYHGRTSETGDERVVFIDPIEIDENGKLIVHGPTTAK, encoded by the coding sequence ATGAAACAGAATCGTTTTCACAACTTTTCTCTTGTTTTGCTATTCCTGTTGACGACTATTTTTACAGCCTGTCAGTCGGAGAAAGCGCAACTAAAAATCGAGAATCCTTTACCCGTTGAATTTGGAGATCCCTATATTCTAAAAGCGTCGGATGGAATGTACTACATGATTGGAACCGGCGGAGTAACTGATGGCTTTAAAATGTATTCGTCTGCCGATCTGAAATCGTGGAAAGACGAAGGTCGGATTTACCAGGGAAATACTTCCGACTCATGGAATATTGCCAACTTTTGGGCACCTGAGTTGTATGAAAAAGATAGCAAATTTTATCTGCTGTTTAGTGCCGACTGGCGCAAGAATCCAACAAACGAATTAGAAAATTTCCGTATTGGTGTGGCGGTTGCTGATAATCCAACCGGACCATATACCGATTTATTCGATCGTCCGATTTTTGATCCGGGCTACCCGGTAATCGATGGTAATCTTTGGTTCGAGAACGATAAAGTATACCTGTATTATTCGCGTTGTTGTTATAAAAATCCTGTTGAAAGCGAAGTGGCAGACTGGGCACGCGAAAAAGGAATGTTTGACGAAATTGAAGAAAGCTGGGTTTATGGAGTGGAACTGGAACCTGATTTCTCGGGAATTATCGGCGAGCCAGAGTTATTACTTCGTCCACCATTAAAAATGGACGATCAGCAAGCCGAATGGGAAAGTCGCTCGGTAACTTCGGGCGAAGTAAACCGTCGTTGGACCGAAGGATCGTATTTATTTAAAAATGATAATACCTACTACATTATGTATTCGGCCAATTATTTTGGTGGAAAGAATTATGCAGTTGGGTATGCTACTTCCGATTCTCCACTTGGGCCTTTCCAAAAAGCAGATAATAATCCGGTTTTACAAAAAAATGTTGAGCAGGGGGGAATCGTAACTGGTACCGGACACAACTCAATAACGGTAGCTCCTGACAGAAAAACCATGCTTTGTGTGTATCACGGCAGAACATCAGAAACCGGCGACGAACGTGTTGTTTTTATTGATCCGATTGAAATTGATGAGAACGGGAAATTAATTGTTCACGGACCAACCACTGCAAAATAA
- a CDS encoding family 43 glycosylhydrolase, with product MIKQIFILAVVAVLFSCSAQQKEKEQVFYKNPVIKGDLPDPSVIRVGDKYYAVGTTNDFASVYPLFESTDLINWTSIGAVFNEPPAWSSEDFWAPELYYNNGTFFVYYTTKRKDTGIACIGVATTTDIHKGFTDQGIIVEWGDEAIDAFIFKDDDGKLYFTWKAYGLTPDREIQILASELSEDGLSLVGEHFSLTDQTKGWEGPGHEGQCLIKRNGYYYLFTSAGGCCDNRCDYHIMVARSKNLREGWEQFPETILQGGETWRCTGHGTLVNTPDGRYYYMYHSYNATDFEFIGRQVMLDEMFWNEETGWPYFNGGTASVTAPVPFENTVQKIDSIFADDFSTDKNLTGFEWDVKGVKFDSKIDAGELVINTQENGVSFLGLRPETGDYELAAEVIPEEGRSGIGIYSNEAHVLSLAVEKSKLVLYQISKGEEQILAEEKLDTPASVFLRYEAVSGRYFQFFWSENGQDWIPVMVNNEQQVDGTFLAQWGFAPRVGFVTYGNSKNTSRFSSLKIKYNYK from the coding sequence ATGATAAAACAGATTTTCATTTTGGCTGTTGTTGCCGTGTTATTTTCTTGTTCGGCGCAACAGAAAGAAAAGGAGCAGGTATTTTATAAAAACCCGGTGATTAAAGGAGATTTGCCCGATCCTTCTGTTATTAGGGTAGGAGACAAATATTATGCAGTGGGAACAACCAATGATTTTGCCTCGGTTTATCCCTTGTTCGAATCAACTGATCTAATCAACTGGACAAGTATCGGAGCTGTTTTTAATGAGCCGCCTGCCTGGTCGTCTGAAGATTTTTGGGCACCGGAACTTTATTATAACAACGGCACATTTTTCGTGTATTATACCACTAAAAGAAAGGATACCGGAATTGCCTGTATTGGAGTAGCAACTACAACAGATATTCACAAAGGATTTACCGATCAGGGGATTATAGTTGAGTGGGGCGACGAGGCCATTGATGCTTTTATATTTAAAGATGACGATGGTAAGTTATACTTTACCTGGAAAGCCTACGGACTGACACCTGACCGCGAGATTCAGATTTTAGCCTCAGAATTAAGTGAAGACGGATTAAGTTTAGTTGGTGAACATTTTTCACTTACTGATCAAACAAAAGGTTGGGAAGGCCCCGGCCACGAGGGACAATGTTTGATAAAAAGAAATGGGTATTATTACCTGTTTACTTCGGCGGGGGGCTGTTGTGATAACCGTTGCGATTATCATATAATGGTAGCACGTTCTAAAAATCTTAGAGAAGGCTGGGAGCAGTTCCCGGAAACTATTTTGCAAGGAGGAGAAACCTGGCGATGTACGGGGCACGGAACTCTGGTAAATACACCCGATGGAAGGTACTATTATATGTATCATTCATACAATGCCACCGACTTTGAATTTATTGGAAGGCAGGTAATGCTTGATGAAATGTTCTGGAATGAAGAAACTGGCTGGCCTTATTTTAATGGCGGTACAGCTTCTGTAACCGCTCCCGTTCCATTTGAAAATACCGTTCAAAAGATTGATTCAATATTTGCAGACGATTTTTCAACCGATAAAAATTTGACCGGCTTCGAATGGGATGTAAAAGGCGTAAAATTTGATTCAAAAATTGATGCTGGTGAATTGGTTATTAATACGCAAGAAAACGGTGTCTCATTTCTTGGATTACGACCTGAAACAGGAGATTATGAGCTGGCAGCTGAAGTTATTCCCGAAGAAGGTAGAAGCGGGATAGGTATATATAGCAACGAAGCTCATGTGTTGAGCCTGGCCGTAGAAAAATCAAAATTAGTACTCTATCAAATAAGCAAGGGTGAAGAGCAGATTCTTGCCGAGGAGAAATTAGATACTCCTGCTTCTGTGTTCCTCAGGTACGAAGCCGTATCAGGACGCTATTTTCAGTTTTTCTGGTCGGAAAACGGGCAAGACTGGATTCCTGTAATGGTTAATAATGAACAACAAGTTGACGGAACATTTCTTGCTCAATGGGGATTCGCTCCGCGTGTTGGCTTTGTTACCTATGGAAACAGCAAAAACACTTCCCGTTTTTCATCTTTAAAGATTAAATATAATTACAAATAG
- a CDS encoding DUF4965 domain-containing protein encodes MFSIYKQSLKQLIVIFAGALLFSCSAEPEIQKEEAGAEFRAPAYPLITIDPYTSAWSMSDQLFDTPVKHWTGRNHSLIGALRVDGETYRFMGKEEIPLEPVVPNAKLEAWDGKYLTKKPASGWEKPDFNDAAWKSGKAGFGTPNTFQTATPWETEHIWVRREFTLPAFNTETDLFLVYSHDDDFELYLNGTEIVNTGNSARSDVILKLDKSLLNLDGKNTIAAHCWDRGGLAYVDFGIFKESEIQPVFEQTAIQNSVKITATQTKYDFSCGPVDLKVEFVSPLLMDDLDLLSRPVNYINYEVVSTDGKSHEVEVYLEATPEWAVNELSQEVEVTSGKTGNINFLKTGTTAQPVLEKKGDNVRIDWGYFYLASPKTANHTLAIGDFAGMKKVFAERGKIEGGQEKTTTVLSKSMPVLACTDVIGKVSAKPAKGYVMLAYDDIESIQYFGDNLKAWWTKDGQVSFNEALTSAAQDHQNIMNRCDAVDEAIYEEALAAGGENYARLCLLAYRQSIAAHKLVKDTNGNTLFLSKENFSNGSIGTVDVTYPSAPLFLKYNPELLKGMLNPIFYYSESGKWNKPFAAHDVGTYPLANGQTYGGDMPVEECGNMIILTTAIADVEGNADYAAEHWDVLTTWANYLMENGLDPENQLCTDDFAGHFAHNVNLSAKAIMGIAGYGKLAEMLGKNEVAEKYTSEAKRMAQEWMKMADDGDHYRLTFDKPATWSQKYNIVWDKLINLGIFPDEVAQTEIAYYLTKQNKYGLPLDNRRTYTKSDWIIWTATLAEDTETFQKFIDPVYGFVSETPDRVPMSDWYETPDAKQVGFQARSVVGGYFIKMLEK; translated from the coding sequence ATGTTTTCAATTTACAAGCAATCTTTAAAACAACTCATTGTAATTTTTGCAGGAGCCCTATTGTTCTCGTGTAGCGCTGAACCGGAAATCCAAAAAGAAGAAGCGGGAGCTGAATTTCGTGCGCCGGCCTATCCGTTAATAACCATCGATCCGTATACAAGTGCCTGGTCCATGTCCGATCAGTTATTCGACACACCGGTAAAACACTGGACTGGCAGAAATCACTCTTTGATTGGTGCTCTTCGTGTTGATGGCGAAACCTATCGTTTTATGGGTAAGGAGGAAATCCCGCTCGAGCCGGTTGTGCCCAATGCCAAATTAGAAGCCTGGGACGGAAAATATCTCACTAAAAAACCGGCGTCAGGTTGGGAAAAACCTGATTTTAACGATGCAGCCTGGAAAAGCGGGAAAGCAGGTTTTGGTACGCCCAATACTTTTCAAACTGCAACGCCTTGGGAAACAGAACACATTTGGGTGCGCCGCGAATTTACACTTCCGGCTTTTAACACTGAAACTGATTTGTTCCTTGTGTATTCTCACGACGATGATTTTGAACTTTATCTGAACGGAACTGAAATCGTTAATACCGGCAACAGTGCCAGAAGCGACGTTATTTTAAAACTGGATAAAAGTTTGCTAAATCTTGATGGAAAAAACACCATTGCTGCCCATTGCTGGGATCGCGGAGGTTTGGCTTATGTTGATTTTGGAATTTTCAAAGAAAGCGAGATTCAACCTGTTTTTGAGCAAACAGCTATTCAGAATAGTGTGAAAATTACGGCTACTCAAACCAAATACGATTTTAGCTGCGGACCTGTTGATTTAAAAGTTGAATTTGTTTCGCCGCTGTTGATGGATGATCTTGATTTGCTTTCGCGCCCGGTAAACTACATTAATTACGAAGTGGTTTCAACCGACGGAAAATCGCACGAAGTGGAAGTTTATCTTGAAGCAACTCCGGAGTGGGCCGTAAACGAACTGAGCCAGGAAGTGGAGGTTACAAGTGGAAAAACGGGCAATATCAACTTCTTAAAAACAGGAACAACAGCACAACCTGTTTTGGAAAAGAAAGGTGACAACGTACGAATCGACTGGGGATATTTCTATTTGGCTTCTCCTAAAACCGCAAATCATACACTTGCAATTGGTGATTTTGCAGGTATGAAAAAAGTTTTTGCAGAGCGTGGTAAAATTGAAGGTGGACAAGAAAAAACAACGACCGTTTTATCGAAATCGATGCCGGTATTGGCTTGCACCGATGTTATTGGGAAAGTATCAGCAAAACCTGCAAAAGGTTATGTAATGTTGGCTTACGATGATATTGAATCTATTCAGTATTTTGGCGATAACCTGAAAGCCTGGTGGACAAAAGATGGTCAGGTAAGTTTTAATGAAGCTTTGACTTCCGCTGCACAAGATCACCAGAATATCATGAATCGTTGCGATGCTGTTGATGAAGCAATTTATGAAGAAGCACTGGCAGCCGGTGGCGAAAACTACGCCCGACTTTGTTTGCTGGCTTACCGTCAGTCGATTGCTGCGCACAAACTGGTGAAAGATACCAATGGCAACACGCTTTTCCTTTCAAAAGAAAACTTTAGTAACGGCTCAATCGGGACGGTGGATGTTACTTATCCTTCGGCGCCATTGTTCCTGAAATACAATCCTGAGTTGTTAAAAGGAATGTTGAACCCGATTTTCTACTATTCGGAAAGCGGAAAGTGGAACAAACCTTTTGCTGCGCATGATGTGGGTACTTATCCCTTAGCCAACGGTCAAACCTATGGTGGCGACATGCCGGTTGAAGAGTGTGGAAACATGATTATTTTAACAACAGCCATTGCCGATGTGGAAGGAAATGCTGATTATGCAGCCGAACATTGGGATGTGCTAACAACCTGGGCGAATTACCTGATGGAGAATGGTCTTGATCCGGAAAACCAGTTGTGTACAGACGATTTTGCCGGTCATTTTGCACACAACGTAAACCTATCGGCAAAAGCGATTATGGGAATTGCAGGCTACGGTAAATTGGCCGAAATGCTGGGCAAAAATGAAGTGGCAGAAAAATACACTTCTGAAGCTAAAAGAATGGCGCAGGAATGGATGAAAATGGCCGACGATGGCGATCACTACCGTTTAACTTTCGATAAACCGGCAACCTGGAGCCAGAAATACAATATCGTTTGGGACAAACTGATTAATCTCGGAATTTTCCCGGATGAAGTGGCTCAAACCGAAATTGCCTATTATCTTACGAAACAAAACAAATATGGATTGCCATTGGATAACCGCAGAACTTATACAAAATCGGACTGGATTATTTGGACGGCAACACTGGCTGAAGATACCGAGACTTTCCAGAAATTTATCGATCCTGTGTACGGTTTCGTAAGCGAAACACCCGACCGTGTTCCAATGTCGGACTGGTATGAAACTCCTGATGCCAAACAGGTAGGTTTTCAGGCCCGTTCTGTAGTTGGGGGTTATTTTATAAAAATGTTGGAGAAATGA
- a CDS encoding glycoside hydrolase family 43 protein, with amino-acid sequence MKKYFSFLLLFLAFNGSCNSEIVEGNEPQLETTFKNPVWEGADPWMVKQSDNYIYCFSSNNGIAVSSSKFMTKRTEAKSIWQAPSSGWNSNCVWAPEIHFIDGHWYVYYAAGISGPPFIHQRAGVLRSVNDNVYSEYEDMGMLNTGDDPEDNSKNIWAIDMTVLEHSDKLYAIWSGWLEQMDTDATSQHLFIQEMENPYTLKGKRVLLSSPEQSWETGGPLDLNEGPQVLKHDDQVFIIYSCRESWLKEYRQGMLQLKNPDADPLDPESWIKTGPVFEGNDSVYGVGHVSFVKSPDGIEDWIIYHSKKTTEPGWDRDVRMQPFTWNTDGTPYFGEAVRAGKQLKRPSGEVEIEQNQINQ; translated from the coding sequence ATGAAAAAATACTTTAGCTTTTTACTACTTTTTTTAGCATTCAACGGGTCTTGTAATAGCGAGATAGTCGAAGGTAACGAACCGCAATTGGAAACAACGTTCAAGAATCCTGTTTGGGAGGGAGCCGATCCGTGGATGGTAAAACAGAGTGACAATTACATCTACTGTTTCTCAAGCAATAACGGAATTGCTGTTTCCAGTTCAAAATTCATGACAAAAAGGACGGAGGCAAAATCCATTTGGCAAGCACCATCTTCAGGTTGGAACAGCAACTGTGTTTGGGCTCCGGAGATTCATTTTATCGATGGACATTGGTACGTTTATTATGCGGCCGGCATTTCCGGTCCACCTTTTATTCATCAGCGAGCAGGGGTTTTACGCTCGGTAAACGATAATGTTTATAGTGAATACGAAGATATGGGAATGTTAAATACCGGCGACGATCCTGAAGACAACTCAAAAAACATTTGGGCCATTGATATGACCGTGCTGGAACATAGCGATAAACTGTACGCGATTTGGTCGGGATGGCTGGAACAAATGGATACCGATGCCACATCGCAACACCTTTTTATTCAGGAAATGGAGAATCCATACACCTTGAAAGGAAAGCGGGTGTTGCTTTCGTCTCCTGAACAAAGCTGGGAAACCGGTGGCCCTTTGGATTTGAATGAAGGTCCTCAGGTTTTGAAACATGATGATCAGGTATTTATCATCTATTCCTGCAGGGAATCATGGCTAAAAGAATACCGCCAGGGAATGTTGCAGCTAAAAAATCCGGATGCCGATCCGCTCGATCCTGAAAGCTGGATTAAAACAGGTCCGGTTTTCGAAGGAAATGATTCGGTTTATGGTGTTGGGCATGTTTCGTTTGTTAAGTCGCCTGACGGAATAGAGGACTGGATTATTTATCACTCGAAAAAAACGACAGAACCCGGTTGGGATCGCGATGTGCGAATGCAACCTTTTACCTGGAATACTGATGGAACTCCCTATTTCGGAGAAGCCGTTAGAGCCGGAAAACAACTTAAGCGTCCTTCGGGAGAAGTAGAGATAGAACAAAACCAAATAAACCAATAG